A single genomic interval of Pyrobaculum arsenaticum DSM 13514 harbors:
- a CDS encoding PhoH family protein codes for MFDKIKPMTVGQERATNVLKDPENELIGLFGPTGTGKSLLSIAYGIWAVENGKAKRFIIARPIVDVATGEVLTPERLGEMYYKIAAAYLEDILGPYAERGYIEKLIKEEKVIVTDVSYLRGRTFDDSVIFLDDAQNVKPESAAEILIRLGRGSRLIVAGDPIFQKPADAEKDGATLLREALLGEEKAEVVDLGVKDIVRPGARRGIKLALELRMRKRQLSEAERYIYETARIFAPDADIITAVEFRADKDSLGIRGDNVPDAIIMVKEGQLGRVVGRGGERIKTIEGEASARLRLLEMSLDFKQWVRAIHPVGWISKHIVDADFAGPELQIQVRRSEFGAFIGQRGAYIRLIDRVFRKLLGIGVRAVEAEE; via the coding sequence ATGTTTGACAAGATTAAGCCAATGACGGTAGGACAGGAGAGGGCTACGAACGTCTTAAAAGACCCCGAGAACGAGTTAATCGGGCTGTTTGGCCCCACGGGCACTGGGAAGTCCCTGCTAAGCATTGCCTACGGGATCTGGGCTGTGGAGAACGGAAAGGCAAAGAGGTTTATCATAGCGAGGCCTATTGTCGACGTTGCTACTGGTGAGGTTCTAACGCCGGAGAGACTCGGCGAGATGTATTACAAGATCGCCGCGGCGTATCTCGAGGACATCTTGGGCCCATATGCCGAAAGGGGGTACATCGAGAAGCTGATAAAAGAGGAAAAGGTAATTGTGACAGACGTCTCCTACCTAAGGGGGCGCACCTTTGACGACAGCGTGATATTCCTAGACGACGCCCAAAACGTCAAGCCGGAGAGCGCCGCGGAGATTTTAATCCGCCTGGGGCGGGGCAGCCGGCTGATAGTGGCTGGCGACCCCATCTTCCAAAAGCCCGCTGACGCTGAGAAAGACGGCGCAACGCTCCTCCGTGAGGCCCTCCTAGGCGAGGAGAAGGCCGAGGTTGTGGATTTAGGAGTTAAGGATATTGTGAGGCCGGGGGCAAGGCGGGGGATCAAGCTAGCTCTGGAGTTGAGAATGAGGAAGAGACAGCTCTCCGAGGCTGAGCGATACATCTACGAGACAGCTAGGATCTTCGCACCCGACGCCGATATCATAACCGCCGTCGAGTTTAGGGCAGACAAAGACTCCTTAGGTATAAGAGGCGACAATGTCCCTGATGCCATCATCATGGTTAAGGAGGGCCAGCTGGGCAGAGTAGTTGGCCGCGGCGGAGAGCGTATTAAGACCATAGAGGGGGAGGCCAGCGCGAGGCTTAGGTTGTTGGAGATGTCTCTTGATTTTAAGCAGTGGGTCAGAGCAATCCACCCAGTAGGCTGGATTTCTAAACACATCGTCGACGCCGACTTTGCAGGCCCCGAGCTACAGATCCAGGTCAGGAGAAGCGAGTTCGGCGCGTTTATAGGCCAGAGGGGGGCGTACATTAGGTTGATAGACCGCGTCTTTAGGAAACTACTGGGAATTGGGGTCCGCGCTGTCGAAGCTGAGGAATAG
- the folE gene encoding GTP cyclohydrolase I — MLKESRLKARAEGGVKELLEYLGEDVSRPGVVNTPRRFVKAMEELTRGLREPPPEVVFFPLEYEAEVGPVVIENIGAVSVCEHHLLPIILRISVAYVPGNGIPGLSKVIKLVKWAAARPIMQERFTEWIADLLMEKLRAKAVYVKVCGVHMCSFIRGAKDEHHSMTTEAKRGEINVRLRCKRPLSCR; from the coding sequence GTGTTGAAGGAAAGCAGGCTTAAAGCAAGGGCGGAGGGCGGCGTAAAAGAATTGTTGGAATACCTCGGCGAGGACGTCTCGCGACCGGGTGTGGTGAACACGCCTAGGCGCTTTGTTAAGGCAATGGAGGAGCTCACAAGGGGGTTGAGGGAGCCGCCGCCGGAGGTGGTCTTCTTCCCCCTTGAATACGAGGCCGAGGTGGGGCCTGTGGTTATTGAAAACATTGGCGCCGTATCAGTGTGCGAGCACCACCTACTCCCCATAATACTCAGGATTTCTGTTGCCTACGTGCCGGGCAACGGGATCCCGGGGCTCAGCAAGGTGATTAAGCTTGTGAAGTGGGCAGCGGCGCGGCCGATTATGCAAGAGCGGTTCACCGAATGGATCGCCGATCTCTTGATGGAGAAGCTTCGGGCTAAGGCTGTGTACGTCAAGGTGTGTGGGGTCCACATGTGCTCCTTTATTAGGGGGGCAAAGGACGAGCACCACAGCATGACGACTGAGGCGAAGCGCGGGGAAATAAACGTGAGGCTTAGGTGCAAGAGGCCTCTCTCATGTAGATGA
- a CDS encoding NUDIX hydrolase, with protein sequence MSGPKVAVAAVAIKDGRVVLVKRKYPPSAGKWSLPGGHVELGERLEDAVLRELKEETGLTGRVVGFLRPVEYIEAEGGEVKYHFVILVYKVDIVGDAEPRAGDDAEEAVAVPLEKALGMDLTKTTREVLAGLLPQL encoded by the coding sequence ATGAGTGGGCCCAAGGTCGCCGTGGCCGCCGTTGCCATCAAGGACGGGAGGGTCGTACTAGTCAAGAGGAAGTATCCCCCCAGCGCCGGGAAGTGGAGCCTCCCCGGTGGGCACGTGGAGCTCGGAGAAAGGCTAGAAGACGCCGTGTTGAGAGAATTGAAAGAAGAGACCGGTCTAACGGGGAGGGTCGTGGGTTTTCTCCGGCCTGTGGAGTACATCGAGGCAGAGGGGGGAGAGGTGAAGTACCACTTCGTCATCCTAGTCTACAAGGTGGATATCGTGGGCGATGCGGAGCCGAGGGCCGGGGACGACGCCGAGGAGGCTGTGGCGGTGCCTCTAGAAAAAGCGCTAGGGATGGACTTGACAAAAACGACAAGGGAGGTTTTGGCGGGGCTACTGCCTCAGCTTTGA
- the upp gene encoding uracil phosphoribosyltransferase, with amino-acid sequence MPVRIIDHVYAQYLLTRLRDKNTGSLDFRKGLVRLGRIIGYELVKTFPFRYVEVETPLGRAVGVDIIGLDKVVIVQILRAAMPLVEGLVKAFPNARLGVVAARRKEEEGYVDVEVFYSKMPSIGVEDTVIVADPMLATGTTMSKAIEEVYKTGTPGRLVVVSVIATPVGISRVLSRWPDTEIYTVAIDPELNDKAFIVPGLGDAGDRAFAT; translated from the coding sequence ATGCCTGTTAGGATAATTGACCACGTCTATGCCCAGTACCTCTTGACACGTCTAAGAGACAAAAACACGGGGAGTCTAGATTTCCGCAAAGGCCTGGTTAGACTTGGGAGAATTATCGGCTACGAGCTGGTAAAGACGTTCCCCTTTAGGTATGTAGAGGTGGAGACGCCCCTTGGCCGGGCAGTAGGCGTCGACATCATCGGCCTTGATAAGGTTGTGATTGTCCAAATTTTGCGAGCCGCCATGCCCCTCGTGGAGGGCCTCGTCAAGGCATTTCCCAACGCCCGCCTCGGGGTAGTGGCTGCGAGGAGGAAGGAGGAAGAGGGTTACGTCGACGTGGAGGTGTTTTACTCAAAGATGCCGTCGATAGGTGTTGAGGATACCGTCATTGTGGCCGACCCCATGCTGGCCACAGGCACCACTATGAGTAAGGCTATTGAGGAGGTTTACAAGACGGGGACGCCTGGTAGGCTCGTCGTAGTCTCGGTCATTGCTACCCCTGTGGGAATTAGCCGGGTTCTGTCAAGGTGGCCTGACACAGAGATCTACACGGTGGCTATAGACCCAGAGCTCAACGACAAGGCGTTTATTGTCCCCGGCCTCGGCGACGCGGGTGACAGGGCCTTTGCCACCTAG
- the aroE gene encoding shikimate dehydrogenase, with protein sequence MYFAVIGTQVRGKSASPAMHTASFKALGIDAVYLAINVPRQELGCFVQLARLNLRGFNVTIPHKEEVLKYLDRLAPDAREIGAANTVLVERNLLIGYNTDAYAVYNLAGKEMRGADVLILGAGGAARAALYAAIKAEARKIYVTNRTAERAEALAREFREKFGRPVEAAPWGSAPKADVVVNATPVHDAVLADLSEASTYIDFVYIPTPRTKMVQEAERLGVRVVDGVDLLVEQGAEAERIWLGVEPNREVMKKAVLHFLGL encoded by the coding sequence ATGTACTTCGCCGTGATTGGGACGCAAGTGAGAGGCAAGTCGGCCAGCCCAGCCATGCACACAGCCTCCTTCAAGGCCTTGGGGATAGATGCGGTGTACCTCGCAATCAACGTGCCGAGGCAGGAGCTGGGGTGCTTCGTTCAGCTGGCCCGCCTCAACTTAAGGGGGTTCAACGTGACCATCCCCCACAAGGAGGAGGTGTTAAAATACCTAGACAGGTTGGCCCCCGACGCGCGGGAGATCGGTGCAGCCAACACCGTGCTGGTGGAGAGGAATCTGCTAATAGGTTACAACACAGACGCCTACGCAGTCTACAACCTCGCCGGGAAGGAGATGAGGGGGGCAGACGTCCTCATACTAGGCGCCGGCGGCGCCGCAAGGGCCGCTCTCTACGCGGCCATAAAGGCAGAGGCGAGGAAGATCTACGTCACGAACCGTACTGCTGAGAGGGCCGAGGCCTTGGCGAGGGAGTTCAGGGAGAAGTTCGGCAGGCCGGTGGAGGCCGCTCCCTGGGGATCTGCCCCAAAGGCAGACGTAGTTGTAAACGCAACGCCGGTTCACGACGCTGTGCTAGCCGACCTAAGTGAGGCATCCACGTACATAGACTTCGTCTACATACCGACGCCCCGCACCAAGATGGTGCAGGAGGCGGAGAGGCTAGGTGTGAGGGTAGTAGACGGGGTCGACCTCCTCGTGGAGCAAGGCGCCGAGGCGGAGCGGATATGGCTAGGCGTTGAGCCGAACAGGGAGGTAATGAAGAAGGCAGTCCTCCACTTCCTGGGGCTATGA
- the aroC gene encoding chorismate synthase, producing MNTFGRELRITTFGESHGRAIGVVIDGVPAGLPLTEEDIRKELDRRMFCHIHWLNPRCEPEEFEILSGVKDGHTQGTPIAIVIWNKKAISSYYDELWMKPRPGHADLAYYLKYGKFYDHRGGGRASGRTTAAIVAAGAVAKKLLALVGAEVAGHIVELGGVEVKRPYTFEDVKKSWEKPLPVVDDDALAAMLEVLRKNAAEGDSVGGGVEIWAVGVPQGLGEPHFGKIRADLAHAAFSVPAVVALDWGAGRQLAKMRGSEANDPIVVKGGKPGLETNKIGGVLGGITIGEPLYFRVWLKPTPSVRKPQRTVDLAKMEPATLQFKGRYDVSVVPKALVALEAMTAITLADHLLRAGVIRRDRPLKDPVV from the coding sequence ATGAACACCTTCGGCAGGGAACTCCGCATCACCACTTTCGGCGAGTCCCACGGCCGGGCCATAGGCGTAGTTATAGACGGGGTCCCCGCCGGGCTCCCCCTTACCGAGGAGGACATAAGGAAGGAGCTGGACAGGAGGATGTTCTGCCACATCCACTGGCTAAACCCCCGGTGCGAGCCTGAGGAGTTCGAAATACTGTCAGGCGTAAAAGACGGCCACACCCAAGGCACGCCCATCGCCATTGTGATATGGAACAAGAAGGCCATATCCAGCTACTACGACGAGCTCTGGATGAAGCCCAGGCCTGGCCACGCCGACCTCGCTTACTACCTCAAGTATGGCAAGTTCTACGACCACAGAGGCGGCGGACGGGCCTCTGGCCGCACCACAGCGGCAATCGTGGCGGCGGGGGCCGTGGCCAAGAAGCTCTTGGCGCTGGTGGGAGCCGAGGTGGCAGGCCACATAGTGGAGCTGGGGGGCGTAGAGGTGAAGCGGCCGTACACCTTTGAAGACGTGAAGAAGAGCTGGGAGAAGCCCCTTCCAGTGGTCGACGACGATGCCCTAGCCGCCATGCTTGAGGTGTTGCGCAAAAACGCCGCCGAGGGAGACAGCGTGGGGGGCGGCGTTGAGATCTGGGCGGTGGGCGTCCCGCAGGGCCTGGGCGAACCTCACTTTGGGAAAATAAGGGCAGATCTCGCTCACGCTGCCTTCTCGGTGCCCGCCGTGGTGGCCCTAGACTGGGGCGCCGGGAGGCAACTCGCCAAGATGCGCGGCTCAGAGGCCAACGACCCCATAGTGGTGAAGGGCGGCAAGCCGGGGCTGGAGACTAACAAGATAGGGGGGGTCCTCGGCGGCATAACGATAGGCGAGCCCTTATACTTCAGGGTGTGGTTAAAGCCTACACCATCGGTGAGGAAGCCGCAGAGGACTGTGGACTTGGCAAAGATGGAGCCGGCCACGTTGCAGTTCAAGGGCCGATACGACGTATCTGTAGTGCCCAAGGCCCTCGTGGCGCTGGAGGCGATGACGGCAATAACGCTAGCCGATCACCTCCTCCGCGCGGGGGTGATCAGAAGAGACCGGCCGCTGAAAGATCCTGTGGTTTAA
- a CDS encoding M1 family metallopeptidase has protein sequence MKYVVGRDFAFPEYLPRYPREYGFDVLYMWLDISIDVHSGVVEGAVRYRVRARKDGVPVVLDAVEMEVRGASHDYYYDGEKIEIRPSWKKGDEIEVQISYRAKPRAGMYFIKPDKTRRGVYVWTQGETEYNRYWVPLPDSPNIKFPWRVAVTVPKPYVAGSNGVLVEVRNGGDRNTYVWEMRHPMSPYLLAIAIGEYEVHKEDCGGVVLEYYIPKYIDDRWRFSFYNTCKIMKFFSEYLGVPYPYERYAQVVVPEFIYGGMENTTFTILTDWTIHDKHAHCPYTGFPCPEHEDFSSDPLVAHEMAHMWFGDLVTAKDWAHIAINESFATFIEDLWTEASKGRDEYLYEIYTNFKTYLGEYTRRYSRPIVTNLYKIPDEVFDRHAYEKGSVVLHMLRSLLGEESFRKGLKLFLERHRYKAVDMEDLRKAFEEASGRDLEWFWKQFWYSAGHPVVKVSWSYSDGALKLQLRQAQGEDSYPVYALPLEVKIVYEDGRKEVREVLLNEKEVTLYVQGGKPRYICVDPRFKLMKSLDLGYPLESAVAMLEDEDMYCRLQAVEVLKKNGSPKAVDALAKALGDKFWGVAAEAARALGEIGTGAAVAKLVESYRIVSHPRVRRAIVEALGSAKRKEAAEFLDMVLHDAGESYYVRSEAARSLGRVKWEFAEYSLKKALEYPSHVDVIKRGALEGLAELGTDEALKIVLRHAEPDMPTPVRATAVQSLAKFGPRKEVVDAVRMYMRDENFRVRFAAVTAALELLEPKLLPDLQERAEQDIDGRVRRVAREVAEKIKKFMERGTEYQKLREEVEKLREEYRKLADRVARLER, from the coding sequence ATGAAGTACGTGGTGGGGAGAGATTTCGCTTTCCCAGAGTATCTCCCCCGCTATCCCCGGGAATACGGCTTTGACGTCCTCTACATGTGGCTTGATATTTCAATAGATGTGCACTCCGGCGTTGTAGAAGGCGCCGTTAGGTATAGAGTCAGGGCTAGGAAAGATGGGGTTCCCGTGGTTTTAGACGCGGTCGAGATGGAGGTGCGGGGGGCGAGCCACGACTACTACTACGACGGCGAGAAAATAGAGATAAGGCCGAGCTGGAAAAAGGGCGACGAGATTGAGGTGCAAATCTCTTACAGGGCGAAGCCCCGGGCGGGTATGTATTTCATTAAGCCCGACAAGACGAGGAGGGGGGTCTACGTTTGGACCCAGGGGGAGACTGAGTACAACAGGTACTGGGTCCCCCTGCCAGACTCGCCTAATATAAAGTTCCCCTGGAGAGTCGCCGTCACGGTGCCTAAGCCCTACGTGGCCGGTAGCAACGGCGTCTTGGTAGAGGTGAGGAATGGAGGAGACCGTAATACCTATGTCTGGGAGATGAGGCACCCCATGTCGCCTTATCTACTCGCCATAGCTATCGGCGAGTACGAAGTGCACAAGGAGGACTGCGGCGGCGTGGTGCTGGAGTACTACATCCCCAAGTACATCGACGATAGGTGGCGCTTCTCCTTCTACAATACCTGTAAAATAATGAAGTTCTTCTCGGAGTACCTCGGCGTGCCGTACCCCTACGAGCGGTACGCCCAGGTGGTGGTGCCCGAGTTTATCTACGGCGGCATGGAGAACACCACCTTCACAATCCTGACAGACTGGACTATCCACGACAAACACGCCCATTGCCCATACACCGGTTTCCCCTGCCCGGAGCACGAGGACTTCTCCTCTGATCCCCTCGTGGCGCACGAGATGGCCCATATGTGGTTCGGCGACCTCGTAACCGCTAAGGACTGGGCCCACATAGCGATAAACGAGTCCTTCGCCACGTTTATAGAGGATCTCTGGACCGAGGCCTCAAAGGGCAGGGACGAGTACCTCTATGAGATCTATACAAACTTTAAGACTTATCTGGGGGAGTACACCAGGCGGTATTCAAGGCCCATTGTGACAAACCTGTACAAGATACCAGACGAGGTGTTTGATAGGCATGCCTACGAAAAGGGGTCAGTGGTCCTCCACATGCTTAGGAGCCTCCTGGGCGAGGAGAGCTTCCGGAAGGGGCTAAAGCTCTTTCTCGAAAGACACAGATATAAAGCGGTCGACATGGAGGACTTACGGAAGGCCTTCGAGGAGGCGTCTGGACGAGACCTTGAGTGGTTCTGGAAGCAGTTCTGGTACTCGGCAGGCCACCCCGTGGTGAAAGTGTCTTGGAGTTACTCGGACGGGGCTCTAAAGCTCCAGCTGAGGCAGGCGCAGGGGGAGGACAGCTACCCAGTCTACGCATTGCCTCTTGAGGTGAAGATTGTGTATGAGGACGGGAGGAAGGAGGTGAGGGAGGTTTTGCTAAACGAGAAGGAGGTGACTCTATACGTGCAGGGCGGGAAGCCTAGGTATATTTGTGTTGACCCCCGCTTTAAGCTTATGAAGTCGCTTGATCTGGGCTACCCGCTTGAGTCGGCCGTGGCTATGTTAGAGGATGAAGACATGTACTGCCGTCTCCAAGCTGTGGAGGTTCTCAAGAAAAATGGAAGCCCCAAAGCTGTCGATGCGCTGGCTAAGGCGCTTGGGGACAAGTTCTGGGGTGTGGCTGCTGAGGCGGCTAGGGCTCTTGGAGAAATAGGCACAGGAGCTGCTGTGGCTAAGCTTGTGGAGTCTTACAGGATCGTGTCTCATCCAAGAGTGAGGCGGGCTATTGTCGAGGCCTTGGGGTCGGCCAAGAGGAAGGAGGCAGCGGAATTCCTTGACATGGTGTTGCACGACGCTGGGGAGAGCTACTATGTTAGGTCGGAGGCGGCAAGATCGCTTGGCAGGGTTAAGTGGGAATTCGCCGAGTATAGTCTGAAAAAGGCGCTTGAGTATCCAAGCCACGTAGATGTGATAAAGAGAGGCGCCCTCGAGGGACTCGCTGAATTGGGGACCGATGAGGCGTTGAAAATCGTCCTCCGCCACGCCGAGCCCGATATGCCCACCCCTGTTAGGGCGACGGCCGTCCAGTCCTTGGCGAAGTTTGGGCCGCGTAAGGAAGTTGTGGATGCCGTGAGGATGTACATGCGTGACGAGAATTTCAGAGTTCGCTTCGCCGCCGTCACAGCCGCCTTGGAGCTACTTGAGCCTAAGCTGTTGCCGGATCTCCAGGAGAGAGCTGAACAGGACATTGACGGGAGGGTTAGGAGAGTGGCGAGGGAGGTCGCGGAGAAGATCAAGAAGTTTATGGAGAGGGGGACTGAGTACCAGAAGCTGAGAGAAGAGGTTGAGAAGCTGAGAGAGGAGTATCGTAAGCTAGCTGACCGCGTAGCGAGGCTGGAGAGGTAG
- a CDS encoding SDR family NAD(P)-dependent oxidoreductase produces the protein MKVVISGASGGIGRALVRLAKSRGDTVIGISRSPSEADVHFDCDVLDYNCLSRASGEVGQIDGLAILHGHGDEKLWVKPVAELDAKDFLDVFSVDVVGAFNVVKAFLPRLAAGSSIVFVSSTPGLVGDSYGIPYATAKGAVVALARSLAKALAPIRVNAVAFGPIQTRWTQWISEEELAAFRDRTLLKRIGSPEEAAEAVYWLLSPASSYVTGHVLVVDGGESL, from the coding sequence ATGAAGGTTGTTATTAGTGGCGCCAGCGGCGGCATAGGGCGCGCGTTGGTGAGGTTGGCCAAGAGCCGGGGGGATACCGTTATCGGCATATCTAGATCCCCCTCAGAAGCCGACGTCCATTTTGACTGCGATGTGTTAGACTACAACTGTTTATCTAGGGCAAGCGGCGAGGTGGGGCAAATAGACGGCTTGGCGATACTACACGGACATGGCGACGAGAAGTTGTGGGTAAAGCCGGTGGCTGAGCTCGACGCCAAGGACTTCCTTGACGTGTTCTCAGTGGACGTGGTTGGGGCATTCAACGTAGTGAAGGCGTTTCTCCCACGCCTAGCGGCCGGGTCCTCCATCGTGTTTGTCTCCTCTACCCCAGGCCTAGTAGGCGACAGCTACGGCATTCCCTACGCAACTGCCAAGGGGGCTGTCGTCGCACTGGCGAGAAGTCTAGCCAAGGCACTGGCCCCCATAAGGGTAAATGCGGTGGCTTTTGGGCCGATACAGACGAGGTGGACGCAGTGGATTAGCGAGGAGGAGCTCGCCGCTTTTAGGGACAGGACTTTATTAAAGAGGATCGGATCTCCGGAAGAGGCAGCGGAGGCCGTCTACTGGTTGCTTTCTCCTGCTTCTAGCTACGTGACTGGCCACGTCCTTGTCGTCGACGGCGGGGAGTCGCTCTGA
- a CDS encoding NADH-quinone oxidoreductase subunit D, whose product MYIPTHVRTEQYGLVLKEEQLEGKRRILDIFWGPQHPSSGHTRFIVEVDGDIVVNVTPDPGYVHRTMEKLGETRHWIQNIPLFERLSLPDAINVTWAYAMAVERVAKLDVSPRAQYLRVIMAELSRISTHLYDLGLHAIMIGSSTGFMWGFGLRELLVQLWAMVSGSRTTPTWVLPGGVRTAPPDAFYEQTKGFLDYLEKKIDEFVRLVVKNPVGYYRLKDVGYLSKEDAARLMATGPGARGSGIDWDARRVYKYGIYDEFEWDVCVEDAGDSLARTMVRICEIQQSAKIIRQALDRVPKDGPLVGEAVLHRIPPKQREKANEIIRLGALYTTMLPQGEGVGVTEGGRGRYFFHVFGDGTEKPYRVRISTPSWQNLRAMIRAFIGARLMDLPAIYGSFGYFPPEQDR is encoded by the coding sequence ATGTATATTCCAACTCATGTGAGGACTGAACAATACGGCCTTGTTCTCAAAGAGGAACAACTGGAGGGGAAAAGGCGCATTCTCGACATTTTTTGGGGCCCGCAACACCCCTCTTCTGGACACACAAGATTTATCGTAGAGGTAGATGGGGATATAGTAGTAAACGTAACGCCAGATCCTGGCTACGTACATAGGACAATGGAGAAGCTCGGCGAGACGAGGCACTGGATTCAAAACATACCCCTGTTCGAGCGGCTTTCGCTACCAGATGCTATAAACGTGACTTGGGCCTACGCCATGGCGGTGGAGAGGGTAGCCAAGCTCGACGTGTCGCCTAGGGCGCAGTACCTCAGGGTAATTATGGCCGAGCTAAGCCGCATCAGTACACACCTCTACGACTTGGGGCTTCACGCCATTATGATCGGTAGCAGCACAGGTTTTATGTGGGGGTTCGGCCTCCGCGAGTTACTCGTCCAGCTCTGGGCAATGGTCTCAGGCTCCCGGACGACGCCGACCTGGGTACTGCCAGGCGGCGTGCGCACGGCGCCGCCCGACGCCTTCTACGAGCAGACCAAGGGGTTTTTAGACTACCTAGAGAAAAAGATCGACGAGTTTGTTAGGCTAGTCGTGAAAAACCCCGTCGGCTACTACCGCCTCAAGGACGTGGGCTACCTCAGCAAGGAAGACGCGGCAAGATTGATGGCCACCGGGCCCGGCGCCAGGGGGTCCGGCATCGACTGGGACGCCAGGCGGGTTTACAAATACGGCATCTACGACGAGTTTGAGTGGGACGTATGCGTAGAGGACGCCGGCGACTCCCTTGCGAGGACTATGGTGAGGATCTGTGAAATACAGCAGAGCGCCAAGATTATTAGGCAGGCGCTTGATAGGGTGCCTAAAGACGGCCCACTAGTCGGCGAGGCTGTGCTCCACAGAATACCGCCTAAACAGAGAGAAAAGGCAAATGAGATTATACGACTTGGCGCCCTCTACACCACAATGCTCCCACAAGGCGAGGGGGTAGGCGTAACTGAGGGCGGTCGTGGGAGGTACTTCTTCCACGTATTCGGCGATGGGACTGAGAAGCCGTACAGAGTTAGAATCTCAACGCCGTCTTGGCAAAACCTCAGGGCAATGATAAGGGCCTTTATCGGGGCAAGGCTAATGGACCTGCCAGCAATATACGGCTCCTTTGGCTACTTCCCGCCTGAACAAGACAGATAA
- a CDS encoding Lrp/AsnC family transcriptional regulator, whose product MTEELKLTDRQYQLLNHLLQRAQPMRVYTVYGDQDEIARELGMTRQALAIHLKRLKELGLVRTGREFVDITEKAVNLLKGQSNDVIILVKIEPKYREKVYEATKKLPIEKALRLAGDYDLAVITQETVLDKVLDAVNNMEGVRETKTFISIGAIKE is encoded by the coding sequence ATGACAGAGGAGCTTAAACTTACAGACAGGCAGTACCAACTACTAAACCACCTACTCCAGCGAGCTCAACCAATGAGAGTATACACTGTCTACGGCGACCAAGACGAAATAGCCAGAGAACTCGGCATGACGCGACAAGCCTTGGCCATACACCTAAAGCGCCTTAAGGAGCTTGGTCTTGTCAGAACTGGGCGGGAGTTTGTAGACATAACCGAAAAGGCGGTTAACTTGCTGAAGGGGCAGTCAAACGACGTAATAATACTTGTAAAGATAGAGCCTAAATACAGAGAGAAGGTGTACGAGGCTACGAAAAAGCTCCCAATTGAGAAGGCTCTTAGGCTGGCAGGCGACTACGACCTAGCGGTGATTACACAGGAGACGGTGCTCGACAAGGTTCTCGATGCTGTTAACAACATGGAGGGCGTTAGAGAGACGAAAACATTCATATCTATAGGAGCTATAAAGGAGTAA
- a CDS encoding pyrroline-5-carboxylate reductase family protein, translating into MFLPPCVPQLTVGVIGAGKLGSQIALRLHGNSVRVLASVKTERSRQRLLALGLETYTDNKVVVENSDVVILSVKPSNLSELDFRVDKPVISFVAGATLDYLRRFSPRPYRAMTNVGLTAIAVAGNYDEEVDKLLSHIAPTFWVEEKLIDPLTVLLGSGPAIVAELATALIRAGVNIGVPWDLSREIVLSLMASLPSLDDRFTLEKLPQYVATPGGTTIKALVAMASAEEVIAKALEEALNRISKLRQ; encoded by the coding sequence TTGTTTTTACCTCCATGCGTCCCCCAGTTAACGGTTGGGGTTATAGGTGCTGGTAAACTTGGGTCACAAATCGCGTTGAGACTACACGGCAACAGCGTGAGGGTTCTAGCCTCGGTGAAAACGGAGAGGTCGAGACAGAGGCTCCTGGCCCTCGGGCTAGAGACCTACACCGACAATAAAGTAGTTGTGGAGAACAGCGATGTTGTAATCCTCTCAGTTAAGCCCAGTAATCTCTCCGAGCTGGACTTTCGCGTGGATAAGCCCGTGATATCCTTCGTCGCAGGCGCCACTCTTGACTACCTGCGGAGGTTCTCCCCTAGGCCATACAGGGCTATGACCAACGTGGGACTAACAGCAATCGCGGTGGCGGGTAACTACGACGAGGAGGTGGACAAGCTCCTCTCGCACATCGCCCCCACGTTCTGGGTGGAGGAGAAGCTGATAGACCCGCTCACCGTCTTGCTGGGCTCGGGGCCTGCCATAGTGGCGGAGCTGGCCACTGCGCTGATCAGGGCGGGGGTCAACATCGGGGTTCCCTGGGATCTATCTAGGGAGATAGTCCTCTCGCTCATGGCGAGCTTGCCCTCGCTAGACGATAGGTTCACTCTGGAGAAACTGCCACAGTACGTGGCTACTCCTGGAGGTACCACCATAAAGGCCCTTGTGGCCATGGCGTCTGCCGAGGAGGTAATAGCAAAGGCCCTGGAAGAGGCTCTCAACAGGATTTCAAAGCTGAGGCAGTAG